CGCAGGACGATCAGAGCGATCCGCGCACCGGCGTGCAGGCCGCGCAGCAACTCGCCGACGCGCAGGTGGCCGTCGTGATCGGCCACTTCAATTCGGGCACGACGCTGCCCGCGTCGAAGATCTACGCGAAGGCCGGCATTCCGATGATCACGCCGTCGGCGACCAATCCCGACATCACGCGCGCCGGGCTCGGCACCGTGTACCGCGTGATCGCGACCGATACGCAAAACGCGGGCAACGCCGGTGCGTACGCCGCGAGCGTGACGAAGGCGAAGCGCATCGCGATCATCGACGATCGCACCGCGTTCGGCCAGGGCGAAGCCGACGAATTCGAGAAGGCCGTGAAGGCGAACGGCGGCACGATCGTCACGCGCGAATTCACGAACGACAAGGCCGTCGACTTCAGCGCGCAGCTCACGAAGATCAAGAGCACCAACGCCGATCTCGTGTTCTTCGGCGGCCTCGATGCACAGGCCGCGATGCTCGTGAAGCGCATGCGCCAGCTCGGCATCCGCGCGCAGTTCCTCGCGGGCGGCGGCGTGATGAACGCGAACTTCATCAAGCTGGCCGGCAATGCGGCCGAAGGCGCATCGGTGTGGGAATACGGGCAGCCGCTGTCGCGTCTCGCGAAGGGCAAGCTGTTCGAAACGAAATTCAAGCAGAAGTACGGCGTCGACATGCTCGCGTATGCGCCGTTCGCGTACGACGCGACGTGGATCGCGATCAACGCGATGCAGAAGGCGAACTCGACGAAGCCGGCCGATTTCAACGGCGCGCTGAAGGGCACGCGCTACGACGGCATCACGGGCACCATCGCGTTCACGAACACGGGCGACCTGAAGAATCCGAGCTCGACGCTGTATGAAGTGAAGAACGCCGCGTGGCAGCCCGTCACGACCCAGTCGGCGGACTGAACGCAACCCGCGCGCGGGCTTTCGCGGCGATGCCGGACGTGCTGAAATAGCCGCAGCGATCGTCCACGAAGCCTGCCCGCGGCACGCCGCGCGAGTCGCGGCGCGAATCACCCACAGGCCCTGAGCCTTTTACGTGCAACCGGAGTCAGTCGTGAGTTCTCAAGTCGTCATCGTCGGCGGTGGTGTGATCGGCAGCTCGATCGCTTATTTCCTGCGCGCCACCGATCCCACGGTCGCCGTGACCGTCATCGAGCGCGACCCTACCTATGCCAGATCGTCGTCGGCGCTGTCGGCCGCGTCGATTCGCCAGCAGTTCTCCACGCCGCTGTCGATCGAGATGTCGCTGTTCGGCATCGAGTTCCTGCGCACGATCGGCGAGCGGCTCGAAGTGGACGGCAACCGGCCGTCGATCGATCTGCACGAAGGCGGTTACCTGTTCCTCGCGACGCCGGCCGGCGACGCGACGCTGCGCGAGAACCATGCGCTGCAGACGCGCCTCGGCGCCGATATCCGGCTGATGGACGGCGACGCGCTGCGCGCGAAGTTTCCGTGGCTGAACGTCGACGATCTCGTGTCGGGCGCGTACGGCGTGAGCGGCGAAGGCTGGTTCGACGGCTACGGGCTCGTGCAGGCGCTGCGCAAGAAGGCGCAGGCGCTCGGCGCGCGCTACGTGCCGGCCGACGTGAAGGACGTGGTGCGCGACGGCCGCAGGATCACGCATGTCGTGACGGGCGACGGCGAGCGTTACGCGTGCGACACGCTCGTCAACGCGGCCGGCGCATGGACGCGCACGCTGTCGTCGATGATGGGCATCGACATTCCCGTGTATGCGCGGCGGCGCAGCATCTTCAACGTGTCGTCGCCGGCGAAGCTCGCCGATTGCCCGCTGCTGATCGATCCGACCGGCGTGTATTTCCGGCCGGAAGGGCGCACGTATATCTGCGGCACGTCGCCGAGCCCGGATCGCGACCCGGACGACCTGCCGCTCGACGAAGTCGACCACGACCTGTTCGACGACGTGATCTGGCCGACGCTCGCGCACCGCGTGCCGGAATTCGAGGCGCTGCGCGTCGAGAATTGCTGGTCCGGTTACTACGAGTACAACGTGTTCGATCACAACGCGATCATCGGCTACCACCCCGAACTCGACAACGTCGTGTTCGCGAACGGCTACAGCGGCCACGGGCTGCAGCAAGGGCCGGCGACGGGGCGGGGCGTCAGCGAACTCATTCTGGGCGGGCGTTACGACACGCTCGACCTGTCGTCGCTCGGCTGGGCGCGCGTGCTCGAAAACCGGCCGATCGTCGAAAAGAACGTCGTGTAGCGCGGCGTGACCGCCCGGTATGGGGTGGGCGGGATTCTCCTAGTGTCTCAAACCCGTTGGCCCGACCGTGTCGGGCCTTTTTTCGTTGCGCGGGCGGGTTATCGCGCGCCGTAGACGGCATCGCGCAGATCGAGCGTGTACTGCCCGTTCATCCCTTCGTAGAGCGTGTTCGTCAGCGACACGACGGTGAGCCCGCGTGCGCGGTCGACGAACCACGAATGACCGTAGACGCCGCCCCAGCGCCACGTGCCGACGGATTCCGGCGACGCGGCCGCCCGCGGGTCGCGCAGCACCGAGAAGCCGATCCCGAAGCCCGCGCCGGGCAGGTCCGGCAATTCCCGATCGCCGGTCTGTACGCGGCCCATCTCGTCGACCAGCTCAGCCGGCAGGATCGTGCCGCCGCCCGCGCGCAGCGTGTCCAGCACCGTCAGCACGTCGCCCGCGGTGCCGACCATCCCGGCGCCGCCCGACGGGAACGCGTGTGCATTCAGCGCGCGCGACGGCGAGTACGTGACGCCGACGAACCCTTCGTCGATGGGCACCGTCTCGTTCTCGGCGAGCCGGTGCGGCTGCGGCGTGTCGTTCACGTACGGCGTGGCGAGCCGCGCCGGATCGCGTGCGACGAAGCTCGTGTCGCGCGCACCGAGCGGGCGCAGCACGAGCGCATCGATCGCATCGGCGAGCGGCACGCCGCAG
This is a stretch of genomic DNA from Burkholderia cenocepacia. It encodes these proteins:
- a CDS encoding branched-chain amino acid ABC transporter substrate-binding protein: MTFHIRSLSGVALTAALLAFQTGAAHAQETIVKVGVAGPLTGGGAAYGKDIENGVRMAVDEANAARTMVGGKPVKFVIASQDDQSDPRTGVQAAQQLADAQVAVVIGHFNSGTTLPASKIYAKAGIPMITPSATNPDITRAGLGTVYRVIATDTQNAGNAGAYAASVTKAKRIAIIDDRTAFGQGEADEFEKAVKANGGTIVTREFTNDKAVDFSAQLTKIKSTNADLVFFGGLDAQAAMLVKRMRQLGIRAQFLAGGGVMNANFIKLAGNAAEGASVWEYGQPLSRLAKGKLFETKFKQKYGVDMLAYAPFAYDATWIAINAMQKANSTKPADFNGALKGTRYDGITGTIAFTNTGDLKNPSSTLYEVKNAAWQPVTTQSAD
- a CDS encoding NAD(P)/FAD-dependent oxidoreductase, with protein sequence MSSQVVIVGGGVIGSSIAYFLRATDPTVAVTVIERDPTYARSSSALSAASIRQQFSTPLSIEMSLFGIEFLRTIGERLEVDGNRPSIDLHEGGYLFLATPAGDATLRENHALQTRLGADIRLMDGDALRAKFPWLNVDDLVSGAYGVSGEGWFDGYGLVQALRKKAQALGARYVPADVKDVVRDGRRITHVVTGDGERYACDTLVNAAGAWTRTLSSMMGIDIPVYARRRSIFNVSSPAKLADCPLLIDPTGVYFRPEGRTYICGTSPSPDRDPDDLPLDEVDHDLFDDVIWPTLAHRVPEFEALRVENCWSGYYEYNVFDHNAIIGYHPELDNVVFANGYSGHGLQQGPATGRGVSELILGGRYDTLDLSSLGWARVLENRPIVEKNVV
- a CDS encoding serine hydrolase domain-containing protein produces the protein MTSSPASSQQSSTDPALAERIDTVLSRQLDTQRLVGAVVLVARDGELVYRRAAGFADRESRTPMREDTLFRLASVTKPIVSAAAMALVAQRKLSLDEDIARWLPEFRPALPDGRVPTITVRQLLVHTAGLDYRFNETDANGPYARAGVSDGLDGASITLTENLRRIASVPLLFAPGTSWNYSLSIDVIGALIEAVCGVPLADAIDALVLRPLGARDTSFVARDPARLATPYVNDTPQPHRLAENETVPIDEGFVGVTYSPSRALNAHAFPSGGAGMVGTAGDVLTVLDTLRAGGGTILPAELVDEMGRVQTGDRELPDLPGAGFGIGFSVLRDPRAAASPESVGTWRWGGVYGHSWFVDRARGLTVVSLTNTLYEGMNGQYTLDLRDAVYGAR